A region of Flavobacterium album DNA encodes the following proteins:
- a CDS encoding outer membrane beta-barrel protein, producing MKKLLSLSALLLSLSAWCQKPHDQYSLEAGYGMGISGHPTTVGFAHYEVGFRYMVDEFWGIKFDFGSDSFRMDDNPELGSDYKRYSFQGVHNLGRTLNIANTAGSNINLLAHGGLGYSSLTSVTRGGTDNIGNVIIGLTPQLRLGKSLALTLDTSYILNFTQHYNFDGQHPARPEHTSLKSFTGHLFTASVGFTFYFGKNGSDADWR from the coding sequence ATGAAAAAGCTACTTTCTTTATCAGCACTTTTACTATCTTTATCCGCCTGGTGCCAAAAACCGCATGACCAATATTCCCTGGAAGCGGGTTACGGCATGGGCATTTCCGGACATCCAACTACTGTTGGCTTTGCACATTATGAAGTGGGTTTCCGTTATATGGTCGATGAATTCTGGGGGATAAAATTCGATTTTGGGTCAGACAGTTTCCGTATGGACGATAACCCGGAGCTTGGATCCGACTATAAAAGATATTCCTTCCAGGGGGTGCATAACCTGGGACGTACGCTAAATATCGCAAATACTGCAGGCAGTAACATTAACCTGCTGGCGCACGGAGGACTGGGTTATTCTTCGTTGACATCGGTTACGCGCGGGGGAACTGACAATATCGGGAACGTGATCATCGGGCTTACGCCGCAGCTCCGTCTGGGCAAATCGCTGGCTCTTACCCTCGATACTTCTTACATCCTGAATTTTACCCAGCACTATAATTTTGACGGCCAACACCCGGCCAGGCCTGAGCATACCAGCCTCAAATCATTTACCGGCCACCTCTTCACAGCATCCGTGGGGTTTACTTTTTATTTTGGAAAGAACGGGTCCGATGCGGACTGGAGATAA
- a CDS encoding S9 family peptidase, with product MKPFCHLLLFLLTTLTTIGQENLTYQKPPKEILELVDVQRAPSVSMDSRNTKMLFLYRNAYKTIADLSEDELKLGGLRINPKANISSTVTYTNNLKFKKLKDREPVQVMGLPQNPKLANFAWSPDEMKVAFTNTTATGVEVWLLDLATLQAKKLTEAIANANIGNPISWFRDGNALLVRMLPKSRQPLINTANTIPAGPTVTMSDGTKAQNRTYQDLLKNKNDEANFETLTTSELHKVSLDGKSALWKEAAMYSGISFSPDGNYALITTIHKPFSYIVTLERFPTTSTLYDVSGKMLKVFNEKPLIEDMPKGFMATEKGKRGISWRADKPATIVWAEALDGGDPAIEVPFRDELFELPAPFSQAPKSLVKTVNRFSGLTWGTDNLALITDNWWNTRNTRTYIFNPSDASQKPEIIFDRNYQDTYSDPGSFDTKRNQWGRNVLNIENGNAYLIGDGFTDKGQFPFIDQFNLATKKKTRLYQSKYTDKKESLVSLVDAKKGEVLVQLESKNQYPNYYLINFKKKSAPLAVSFFENPFKKIENVSKELIKYKRADGLELSGTLYLPAGYDKKKKEKLPLIMWAYPAEFKDKNSASQSTSNPNDFTYPNYGSPVYWVTRGYAVLDDASFPIIGEGKEEPNDTFITQLVADAKAAIDAVDALGYIDRNRVAVGGHSYGAFMTANLLTHSDLFAAGIARSGAYNRTLTPFGFQSEERNYWEAPEVYNTMSPFMHADKMKTPLLLIHGEADNNSGTFPMQSERYFNALKGFGAPVRFVLLPKESHGYSAIESILHLLWEQDQWLEKYVKNRVVK from the coding sequence ATGAAACCATTCTGCCATTTATTGCTTTTCCTGCTGACGACACTGACGACCATTGGACAGGAAAACCTTACCTACCAAAAACCACCAAAGGAAATACTCGAGCTTGTCGATGTGCAAAGGGCGCCATCGGTATCGATGGACAGCAGGAATACGAAAATGCTGTTCCTGTACCGCAATGCCTACAAGACCATCGCCGACCTTTCGGAAGACGAACTGAAGCTGGGCGGGCTGCGTATCAATCCCAAAGCTAATATATCGAGCACCGTTACCTACACAAACAACCTGAAATTCAAAAAGCTGAAAGACAGGGAACCAGTACAGGTAATGGGACTGCCGCAAAACCCGAAGCTGGCCAATTTTGCCTGGTCGCCGGATGAAATGAAAGTTGCCTTTACCAATACTACAGCTACAGGTGTGGAGGTCTGGCTACTGGACCTTGCCACATTACAGGCAAAAAAACTGACAGAAGCTATAGCCAATGCGAACATAGGCAACCCGATCAGCTGGTTCAGGGACGGGAACGCCCTGTTGGTACGGATGCTCCCGAAAAGCAGGCAGCCGCTTATCAATACGGCTAACACTATACCTGCCGGGCCTACGGTAACTATGAGCGATGGCACCAAAGCACAGAACCGCACCTATCAGGATCTTTTGAAAAACAAAAATGATGAGGCTAATTTTGAAACGCTTACCACATCGGAGCTGCACAAAGTTTCCCTTGACGGAAAAAGCGCTTTATGGAAAGAGGCCGCCATGTACAGCGGGATAAGCTTTTCGCCCGATGGGAATTATGCATTGATTACCACCATCCACAAACCGTTCTCCTATATTGTTACGCTGGAGCGCTTTCCCACTACGAGCACACTGTATGACGTTTCGGGCAAGATGCTGAAGGTTTTCAATGAAAAGCCGCTGATAGAAGACATGCCGAAAGGCTTCATGGCTACCGAAAAAGGAAAAAGGGGTATCAGCTGGAGGGCAGATAAGCCTGCTACTATTGTGTGGGCCGAAGCGCTCGATGGCGGCGACCCAGCGATTGAAGTGCCATTTCGCGATGAGCTTTTCGAGCTGCCTGCTCCGTTCAGCCAGGCACCTAAGAGCCTGGTAAAAACCGTTAACCGCTTTTCGGGATTAACCTGGGGCACCGATAACCTGGCCCTAATAACCGACAATTGGTGGAACACCCGCAATACCCGTACTTATATCTTCAACCCTTCGGATGCGTCGCAAAAGCCGGAGATCATTTTTGACAGGAATTACCAGGATACCTACAGTGACCCCGGAAGTTTTGACACGAAACGCAACCAGTGGGGCCGCAATGTGCTGAATATCGAGAATGGCAATGCTTACCTTATCGGCGACGGCTTTACAGACAAAGGGCAGTTCCCATTCATCGACCAGTTTAACCTTGCTACCAAAAAGAAAACAAGGCTGTACCAGTCGAAATATACAGACAAAAAGGAATCACTGGTGTCTTTGGTCGATGCCAAAAAAGGCGAAGTGCTGGTACAATTGGAATCGAAGAACCAGTACCCGAATTATTACCTCATTAACTTCAAAAAGAAAAGCGCGCCTCTGGCTGTGAGCTTCTTTGAAAATCCGTTCAAAAAAATAGAGAACGTCAGCAAGGAGCTTATCAAATACAAAAGGGCCGATGGGCTCGAGCTGTCGGGTACGCTATACCTTCCGGCAGGCTACGACAAGAAGAAAAAAGAAAAGCTGCCGCTTATCATGTGGGCCTATCCGGCTGAATTTAAGGATAAGAACAGCGCTTCGCAAAGCACCTCGAACCCGAATGACTTTACCTATCCGAATTATGGGTCGCCGGTATACTGGGTGACGCGCGGCTATGCGGTACTGGACGATGCCTCGTTTCCTATCATCGGAGAAGGAAAGGAAGAACCTAACGATACTTTTATTACCCAGCTTGTTGCCGATGCCAAAGCCGCCATCGATGCTGTGGATGCCCTTGGCTATATAGACAGGAACCGCGTAGCTGTGGGCGGTCACTCGTATGGCGCCTTTATGACAGCCAACCTGCTCACGCATTCCGACCTGTTTGCTGCCGGTATCGCACGAAGCGGGGCATATAACCGCACGCTTACACCTTTTGGTTTCCAGAGTGAGGAACGCAACTACTGGGAAGCGCCGGAGGTGTACAATACGATGTCGCCGTTCATGCATGCCGACAAAATGAAAACGCCATTGCTGCTTATCCATGGTGAAGCCGACAACAACTCGGGCACCTTCCCGATGCAGAGCGAGCGTTATTTCAATGCGCTGAAAGGTTTTGGGGCTCCGGTGCGTTTCGTTCTGCTGCCAAAAGAAAGCCATGGCTATTCGGCTATTGAAAGTATACTGCACCTATTATGGGAACAGGACCAGTGGCTGGAGAAGTATGTGAAGAATAGGGTTGTGAAGTAG
- a CDS encoding energy transducer TonB: MKKIFLIALFSICTNVLFAQEEKQKRSEDTVYAHVQLQPEFPGGMKAFYKYISDNFKPNKGGKMLVTFVVEADGSVTEVKIVKGINAKWDKKLYKIIENSPKWEPGSQDGKPIRASYRLPLTINLN, from the coding sequence ATGAAAAAAATATTCCTGATTGCCTTGTTTAGTATTTGTACAAATGTATTATTTGCACAGGAAGAAAAACAGAAGAGATCCGAAGACACTGTTTATGCTCATGTGCAGTTACAGCCGGAATTTCCAGGTGGAATGAAAGCTTTTTATAAATATATTTCGGATAATTTTAAGCCAAACAAAGGTGGTAAGATGCTGGTAACTTTTGTTGTTGAAGCTGATGGCAGCGTAACAGAAGTAAAAATAGTTAAAGGCATTAATGCAAAGTGGGATAAGAAACTATATAAAATTATTGAAAACAGCCCGAAATGGGAACCCGGTTCCCAGGATGGTAAACCAATAAGGGCGAGTTATAGGCTCCCTCTTACCATAAACCTGAATTGA
- a CDS encoding TonB-dependent receptor domain-containing protein: protein MHFKLLMVLLFGSIMTMTAQNSGSISGKITDKTTNEPLPYVSIVIKDNGAVVTGGITDDNGLFTIKNLPLKSYTVEVQFMGYKTFVTNANLNEQAKAMNLGTIAINEVATTLDTVEIVKETSTIEQKIDRKVITVGRDLTTAGGTASEIMNNIPSVNVDQDGKISLRGNQNVRVLVDGRPTNIDPAQLLKQIPSTSIKKIELITNPSAKYNPEGMSGIINIILHKNASDGFNGTYNGGMTFGKTPKFNNSLDMNFRTGKVNFFGNIGNNLGKYANWGFVERHDDIASRQVVNGISDNKGVLGKIGMDYYINDNNTLSVYTNQNYFSGTSLFTIDVLYPEGSASPNILQSNNMDGDNFNNTYNLAYKHKFAKEGHTLDLEANYNDSQNKQSVDYGVAIADATQTYGDHLVDNRQNTTVNLDYVNPLNEKTTLEAGAEARILTTDNEYHSTNPNIPADQQNVNYTYDMSIYSAYTTFGQKFEKFSYQLGARFESYKVKADFNRGQQGFKNDYVTVYPSVYLGYNFNDKNMMQLSYSRRVDRPSIEQTKLIREFSTYLLTSIGNPQLVPQFTNSVEVNYTKMFGQGSSVTGGVYYRFINDEINRIFYPNDATPDNDQDQIMTFGNFDKNSAFGFEVSANYKIFKWWDIQPAVDFSSISQQGRVSIQTSPDVFEFQNRKVDVNAFNARLNSNFRVNQRLSFLLFGFYRGPVNGVQNLSKEMYKIDSGARYTLLDNKMSLSVRFNDMFRTMRYGFSASNPFPQSGEFRWESRTVYVGLNYMFGAGKNRALQRKQRDDNTKQGGGGMF from the coding sequence ATGCATTTCAAGCTACTAATGGTGCTTCTTTTTGGGAGCATCATGACCATGACTGCTCAAAATTCCGGCAGCATCTCAGGGAAAATTACGGACAAGACTACCAATGAACCTTTACCCTATGTGAGCATCGTTATAAAAGATAATGGCGCGGTTGTTACCGGTGGCATTACCGATGACAATGGCCTTTTTACCATAAAGAACCTGCCGCTTAAAAGCTATACGGTAGAAGTGCAGTTCATGGGCTACAAGACCTTTGTAACCAATGCCAACCTTAACGAGCAGGCAAAAGCAATGAACCTGGGTACCATAGCTATAAACGAAGTAGCCACAACACTGGACACCGTTGAAATCGTTAAGGAAACCTCTACCATCGAGCAGAAGATAGACCGCAAGGTAATTACCGTGGGCCGCGACCTTACCACCGCGGGCGGCACGGCATCGGAAATAATGAACAACATCCCTTCGGTAAATGTGGACCAGGACGGAAAAATTTCCCTTCGCGGCAACCAGAACGTACGGGTTCTTGTAGATGGCAGGCCTACCAATATCGACCCGGCACAGCTCTTAAAGCAGATACCTTCTACCTCCATCAAAAAGATCGAGCTGATTACCAACCCAAGCGCCAAGTATAATCCTGAGGGTATGAGCGGTATCATCAATATCATCCTTCATAAAAATGCGAGCGACGGCTTTAACGGCACTTATAATGGGGGGATGACCTTTGGTAAAACGCCGAAATTCAACAACTCGCTCGATATGAACTTCCGCACGGGAAAGGTGAATTTCTTTGGCAACATCGGTAACAACCTGGGCAAATATGCCAACTGGGGCTTTGTAGAGCGCCATGACGACATAGCCTCCAGGCAGGTGGTGAACGGCATTAGCGACAACAAAGGCGTACTGGGCAAGATCGGGATGGACTACTACATCAATGACAACAACACATTGTCGGTGTACACCAACCAGAATTATTTTTCCGGCACATCGCTTTTCACGATTGATGTACTTTATCCTGAAGGCAGCGCTTCGCCGAATATCCTCCAGTCCAACAATATGGACGGCGATAACTTCAACAACACTTACAACCTTGCTTACAAGCACAAGTTCGCCAAAGAAGGCCACACACTTGACCTTGAAGCCAATTATAACGATTCCCAAAATAAGCAAAGCGTAGATTATGGCGTGGCTATAGCCGATGCTACACAAACATACGGCGACCATCTTGTGGACAACCGCCAGAATACGACCGTGAACCTGGACTATGTAAACCCGCTTAATGAAAAGACTACCCTTGAGGCAGGCGCCGAAGCAAGGATACTGACTACCGATAACGAATACCACTCGACCAACCCGAATATCCCTGCCGACCAGCAAAACGTGAATTATACGTATGACATGAGCATCTATTCGGCATATACCACTTTTGGGCAGAAATTCGAGAAATTCAGCTACCAGCTTGGCGCAAGGTTTGAAAGCTATAAAGTGAAAGCCGACTTCAACAGGGGCCAGCAGGGCTTTAAGAACGATTATGTTACGGTTTATCCGTCAGTTTACCTCGGGTATAACTTTAACGATAAGAACATGATGCAGCTAAGCTACAGCCGCCGTGTAGACAGGCCAAGCATAGAGCAGACCAAGCTGATAAGGGAATTTTCAACCTACCTGCTTACCTCGATAGGAAACCCACAGCTGGTACCACAGTTCACCAATTCGGTAGAAGTGAATTACACCAAGATGTTCGGGCAGGGCTCATCGGTTACAGGCGGTGTGTATTACAGGTTCATCAATGATGAGATCAACCGTATCTTCTACCCTAACGATGCCACACCCGATAATGACCAGGACCAGATCATGACCTTTGGGAACTTCGATAAGAATTCGGCCTTCGGTTTTGAGGTATCGGCCAATTACAAGATCTTCAAGTGGTGGGATATCCAGCCGGCGGTTGATTTTTCGAGCATCTCACAGCAGGGAAGGGTTTCGATACAAACCTCTCCGGATGTATTCGAATTCCAGAACAGGAAGGTAGATGTAAATGCCTTTAATGCAAGGCTGAACAGCAACTTCAGGGTAAACCAGCGCCTCAGCTTCCTGCTTTTCGGTTTCTACAGAGGCCCGGTAAACGGTGTGCAGAACCTGAGCAAGGAAATGTACAAGATCGATTCGGGAGCACGCTATACCCTTCTGGACAATAAAATGTCGCTTAGTGTGCGCTTTAACGATATGTTCCGTACTATGCGCTACGGCTTCAGCGCCAGCAACCCGTTCCCCCAAAGCGGTGAATTCCGCTGGGAAAGCCGTACGGTATATGTAGGACTTAACTATATGTTCGGCGCCGGAAAAAACAGGGCCCTGCAGCGCAAGCAGCGTGACGACAACACCAAGCAGGGCGGCGGCGGAATGTTCTAG
- a CDS encoding peptidase M61, whose product MRKFTGMLALALTLSTAAFAQKAKDIKVAIDLKDVKDDKVMVTVTPPAFDTETTTFFIPKIVPGTYSEDNYGKYIENFKAYDSKGKELTVAKADDNSWTIQGAKKLAKVTYLVNDTYDIEGTHEIFSPAGTNIKANENFVLNIHGFIGYFADKGELPYQLTVTHPATLWGATSLVDTNASNEVDVFNSPRYPDLVDHPIMYSKPDYTTFTVDGMEILIAVYSPTGAVTAKAITPEMEKMMRAQKKFLGPINSTKKYSVLLYLTDGSGTDAHGYGALEHTTSTTVVMPEAMPMEQLESTLKDVVSHEFFHIVTPLSVHSKEIHFFNYNTPKMSEHLWMYEGVTEYFANLFQVNQGLITEDDFFTRIAEKIAQSKNFDDTMNFTNMSKNILQKPYKDAYYNVYLKGALIAMCIDIQMRESSNGERGILSLMRDLSKVYGSSKPFNDADLFAKITELTYPEVGKFLQTYVAGTTPINYDDYFAKVGVTKTMVKKPGIPFLKNMETPYITVNAAKEIVVIPNIELNDFMNTLGIKGGDVILAVNDKPYNLDNIYDMIEISMGWKDGDPINVKIKRDGKEQVLKGAVKMPMEEMEGYHATDASKAKIREAWLKG is encoded by the coding sequence ATGAGAAAATTCACAGGTATGCTTGCTTTGGCACTAACGCTAAGCACTGCTGCTTTTGCCCAGAAAGCCAAGGATATAAAGGTTGCTATAGACCTTAAAGATGTAAAAGACGACAAGGTTATGGTGACCGTGACCCCGCCTGCCTTTGACACCGAAACCACTACTTTCTTTATCCCTAAGATCGTTCCGGGAACCTATTCGGAAGACAATTATGGCAAGTACATAGAAAATTTTAAGGCCTACGACAGCAAAGGAAAAGAGCTTACCGTAGCTAAAGCCGACGATAATTCCTGGACGATACAAGGCGCGAAAAAACTGGCAAAGGTGACCTACCTTGTAAACGATACCTACGACATTGAAGGCACACACGAGATCTTTTCGCCGGCAGGTACCAATATCAAAGCCAATGAAAATTTTGTACTGAACATACACGGGTTCATAGGCTACTTTGCCGATAAAGGCGAACTCCCTTACCAGCTTACCGTGACGCACCCTGCGACATTGTGGGGAGCAACGTCTTTGGTAGATACCAATGCAAGCAATGAAGTTGATGTGTTCAACTCGCCACGCTACCCTGACCTGGTTGACCACCCGATCATGTACTCGAAACCGGATTATACTACGTTTACCGTTGATGGTATGGAGATACTTATCGCGGTATATTCGCCAACCGGTGCAGTAACTGCAAAAGCCATCACCCCGGAAATGGAAAAGATGATGCGTGCCCAAAAGAAATTCCTCGGCCCGATAAACAGTACTAAAAAATACAGCGTGCTCTTATATCTTACTGATGGCTCGGGAACCGATGCCCATGGCTATGGCGCATTGGAGCACACGACTTCAACCACTGTGGTAATGCCCGAAGCTATGCCAATGGAGCAGCTGGAATCTACATTGAAGGATGTGGTTTCGCACGAGTTCTTCCACATCGTTACGCCATTGAGCGTACACTCCAAAGAGATACACTTCTTCAATTATAACACGCCAAAAATGAGCGAGCACCTTTGGATGTATGAAGGTGTTACCGAATATTTTGCGAACCTGTTCCAGGTAAACCAGGGGCTTATCACCGAAGACGACTTTTTTACAAGAATTGCCGAAAAAATAGCCCAGTCGAAAAATTTTGACGATACGATGAACTTCACCAATATGAGTAAGAACATATTGCAGAAGCCGTACAAAGATGCCTATTACAATGTATACCTTAAAGGTGCGCTTATCGCAATGTGCATCGATATCCAAATGCGGGAGAGCAGCAATGGCGAAAGGGGTATCCTGAGCCTGATGAGGGACCTTTCTAAAGTGTACGGAAGCAGTAAGCCGTTTAACGATGCCGACCTGTTTGCAAAGATCACAGAACTGACTTATCCTGAAGTAGGTAAGTTTCTTCAAACCTATGTGGCAGGTACTACACCTATCAACTATGACGATTATTTTGCCAAGGTGGGCGTTACCAAAACCATGGTGAAAAAGCCGGGCATACCGTTCCTTAAGAATATGGAAACGCCTTACATCACAGTAAATGCCGCTAAGGAGATTGTGGTTATCCCGAATATAGAGCTTAACGACTTTATGAATACGCTGGGAATAAAAGGTGGCGATGTGATCCTGGCCGTTAACGATAAGCCTTACAATCTTGACAATATCTACGACATGATCGAGATCAGCATGGGTTGGAAAGATGGCGACCCGATAAACGTTAAAATTAAGCGCGATGGCAAGGAGCAGGTACTCAAAGGGGCTGTGAAAATGCCTATGGAAGAGATGGAAGGCTACCACGCAACCGATGCCTCTAAAGCAAAAATAAGGGAAGCATGGCTAAAAGGATAA
- a CDS encoding energy transducer TonB, which translates to MKQLFFAAIFTFFALNYVSAQETKPLKTTDYSLVTNDELQTKPEFPGGVSEFYQYIIDNFKPESKLKGVQKLYVYFVIEKDGSISIVKILKGLDEKNDENLIKVIQNSPKWSPGIQNGKPVRASFNLPLTINFK; encoded by the coding sequence ATGAAACAATTATTCTTTGCCGCTATTTTCACTTTTTTTGCTCTAAACTATGTCTCTGCACAAGAAACCAAGCCATTAAAAACTACTGATTATTCTTTAGTGACAAATGACGAGTTACAAACAAAACCTGAATTTCCAGGTGGGGTAAGTGAATTTTATCAATATATCATTGATAATTTCAAGCCTGAAAGTAAACTGAAAGGTGTTCAAAAATTATATGTATATTTTGTAATTGAAAAAGATGGGAGTATAAGTATTGTCAAAATACTAAAAGGACTAGATGAAAAAAACGATGAAAATTTAATAAAAGTCATTCAAAACAGTCCTAAGTGGAGTCCCGGCATACAAAATGGCAAACCAGTACGTGCCAGCTTCAACCTGCCTTTGACTATAAATTTCAAATAA
- a CDS encoding 3-oxoacyl-ACP synthase III family protein, with translation MYHSKITGLGYYVPNNVVTNDDLSKIMETNDAWIQERTGIKERRHVVKGDGDTTTTMGVKAAKIAMERAGLDKEDIDFIVFATLSPDYYFPGPGVLVQRDLGMKRTVGALDVRNQCSGFIYALSIADQFIKTGMYKNILIIGSELHSTGLDMTTRGRAVSVIFGDGAGAAVLSREEDLTKGILSTHLHSEGQHAEELSLIAPGMGRRWVTDIIADADPNDESYYPYMNGQFVFKNAVVRFSEVIMEGLKANNLQVSDIDMLIPHQANLRISQFIQQKFGLSDDQVYNNIMKYGNTTAASVPIALTEAWEQGKIKEGDTVVLAAFGSGFTWGSAIIKW, from the coding sequence ATGTATCATTCAAAAATAACCGGCCTGGGGTATTATGTCCCCAACAATGTGGTGACCAACGATGACCTTTCTAAAATAATGGAAACCAATGACGCGTGGATCCAGGAACGGACAGGCATAAAGGAAAGAAGGCATGTGGTAAAAGGCGATGGCGATACCACGACAACCATGGGTGTTAAGGCTGCCAAAATTGCCATGGAGCGTGCCGGGCTGGACAAAGAAGATATCGACTTCATTGTATTCGCTACCCTGAGCCCTGATTATTATTTTCCGGGCCCGGGCGTATTGGTGCAAAGAGACCTTGGCATGAAGCGGACAGTCGGCGCATTGGATGTTCGCAACCAGTGCTCCGGGTTTATCTATGCACTGTCGATAGCCGACCAGTTCATAAAGACCGGAATGTATAAAAACATCCTTATCATAGGCTCCGAACTGCATTCCACCGGCCTCGACATGACCACCCGTGGGCGTGCAGTTTCGGTAATATTCGGCGATGGGGCAGGGGCGGCAGTGCTTTCCCGTGAAGAAGACCTTACCAAAGGCATCCTCTCTACGCACCTGCATTCTGAAGGGCAGCACGCCGAAGAGCTTTCGCTTATCGCTCCCGGAATGGGCAGGCGTTGGGTTACCGACATAATTGCCGATGCCGACCCGAATGATGAAAGCTACTATCCGTACATGAACGGGCAATTTGTTTTCAAGAACGCTGTGGTACGCTTCAGCGAGGTGATCATGGAAGGCTTAAAAGCCAACAACCTGCAGGTAAGCGACATCGACATGCTGATACCGCACCAGGCCAACCTGCGCATATCGCAATTCATCCAGCAGAAATTCGGGCTCAGTGACGACCAGGTGTACAATAACATCATGAAATATGGCAACACCACAGCGGCCTCTGTGCCTATCGCACTAACTGAAGCGTGGGAACAGGGCAAAATAAAAGAAGGCGATACGGTAGTGCTGGCAGCATTCGGCAGCGGGTTCACGTGGGGAAGCGCGATTATTAAGTGGTAA
- a CDS encoding ABC transporter ATP-binding protein: protein MLAVKNISFGYTDKTILHNLSFTVKKGQNIAVIGESGCGKSTLLKVIYGLYDLNEGEITYKGEVVTGPKHNLIPGMPYMKYLAQDFDLMPFVTAAENVGSFLSNFYLGEKQKRIAELLDIVEMGEFANVNAKYLSGGQQQRIALAKVLALEPEVLLLDEPFSHIDNFRKNALRRNLFAYLKKKGITVIVATHDSTDALSFADETIVVKSGRILDKAPSREIYYHPKDKYTASLFGEVNEIKLELLTLTQKPDETVLIYPHQLKIMQGGPLAVIVKQCYFKGNRYLVKAALGRQVIFFEHYKELEINSEVTLAVDRNAFG, encoded by the coding sequence ATGCTTGCAGTTAAGAACATCTCCTTTGGTTATACCGACAAAACCATATTGCACAACCTCAGTTTTACAGTCAAAAAAGGGCAGAATATCGCCGTAATAGGCGAGAGTGGCTGTGGAAAAAGTACATTGCTTAAAGTTATTTACGGGCTGTACGACCTCAATGAGGGGGAGATCACTTATAAAGGGGAAGTTGTTACAGGGCCAAAGCACAACCTTATTCCCGGAATGCCGTACATGAAATACCTGGCACAGGATTTCGACCTGATGCCTTTTGTTACCGCTGCCGAAAATGTGGGCAGTTTTCTTTCCAACTTTTATCTGGGTGAAAAGCAAAAGCGCATTGCCGAGCTCCTTGATATTGTAGAGATGGGCGAGTTTGCCAATGTAAATGCCAAGTACCTGAGCGGAGGGCAGCAGCAACGCATAGCCCTGGCGAAAGTACTGGCTCTCGAACCCGAGGTGCTGCTTTTGGATGAGCCTTTCAGCCATATTGATAATTTCAGGAAGAACGCACTGCGCAGGAACCTTTTTGCCTACCTGAAGAAAAAAGGAATCACGGTTATTGTTGCCACGCACGACAGTACTGACGCGCTTTCTTTTGCCGATGAAACGATAGTGGTTAAAAGCGGGCGTATTTTAGACAAAGCGCCTTCCCGCGAAATTTATTACCACCCCAAAGACAAATACACAGCATCGCTTTTTGGTGAAGTGAATGAGATAAAGCTTGAGCTGCTTACGCTTACGCAGAAGCCTGATGAGACCGTACTTATTTATCCGCACCAGTTAAAGATCATGCAGGGCGGACCATTGGCAGTGATTGTAAAGCAATGCTATTTTAAAGGGAATCGCTACCTTGTGAAAGCAGCGTTAGGGAGGCAGGTTATTTTCTTTGAGCATTATAAGGAACTCGAAATAAATTCTGAAGTAACACTGGCGGTGGACAGGAATGCTTTTGGGTGA
- a CDS encoding L,D-transpeptidase family protein: protein MKRKKMLWIFLIIPVAIAAYYFFPEKKLPAGKTIDRLVVHKAAHKMEARSGSELLKTYIISLGKDPVGHKQFEGDCKTPEGTYTINARNPKSAYYKNLGISYPNATDKAYAEKQGKSPGGDVKIHGLRNDRGYIGKFHRWKDWTAGCIAVTNEEMEELYKAVKQDAVIEILP from the coding sequence ATGAAACGTAAAAAAATGCTTTGGATATTCCTGATCATTCCTGTAGCTATCGCTGCCTACTATTTCTTTCCCGAAAAAAAGCTTCCGGCAGGTAAAACCATCGACCGCCTTGTCGTACATAAAGCTGCCCACAAAATGGAAGCCCGGTCCGGCAGCGAACTGCTGAAAACGTATATCATTTCCTTAGGCAAAGACCCTGTTGGACACAAGCAGTTCGAAGGCGACTGCAAAACTCCCGAAGGCACGTACACCATCAATGCCCGAAATCCAAAGAGCGCTTATTACAAAAATCTGGGCATCTCGTATCCCAATGCCACCGATAAGGCCTACGCCGAAAAGCAGGGGAAGTCACCCGGCGGTGATGTCAAGATACACGGCCTTCGCAACGACAGGGGCTATATCGGTAAATTCCACCGCTGGAAAGACTGGACCGCAGGCTGCATTGCCGTGACCAATGAAGAGATGGAGGAACTTTATAAAGCAGTAAAGCAGGATGCGGTGATTGAGATATTACCTTAG